In Amphiura filiformis chromosome 2, Afil_fr2py, whole genome shotgun sequence, one DNA window encodes the following:
- the LOC140140371 gene encoding uncharacterized protein produces MHYGRQDVGNTYSMRDGGTRADLEVRDEEKDLGVVFDPSLKFSKHVGKVAIKANRIVGLIRRTFTHMDENMFLPLYKTLVRPHLEYANCVWNPFLQQDITKLEKVQRRATKVIAAIKDLPYQSRLEVLNLPSLAYRRLRGDMIQVFKIMYGINDMDKNKLFVMKDSERDLRGHGLRIQKQHARLNIRKYSFTHRVVDQWNSLPKSAVEAPSVNCFKNEIDKFFKLSTTSLSIKFVSG; encoded by the coding sequence ATGCACTACGGGAGACAAGATGTTGGTAATACATATAGTATGAGAGATGGAGGAACGAGGGCTGATTTAGAAGTAAGAGATGAAGAGAAAGATTTGGGGGTTGTTTTTGACCCATCCTTGAAGTTCAGCAAGCATGTGGGGAAGGTGGCTATCAAAGCCAATAGGATTGTTGGATTAATTAGAAGGACATTCACGCACATGGATGAGAATATGTTTCTTCCACTGTATAAGACTTTGGTGAGGCCTCACCTCGAATATGCCAACTGTGTGTGGAACCCATTTCTTCAACAAGACATCACCAAATTAGAGAAGGTACAGAGAAGGGCTACTAAAGTGATTGCAGCTATCAAAGATCTCCCGTACCAGAGTAGACTGGAAGTTTTGAACCTACCCTCCTTAGCATACAGGCGCCTAAGGGGTGATATGATTCAGGTCTTCAAGATTATGTATGGAATCAATGATATGGACAAGAACAAGCTGTTTGTGATGAAAGATTCTGAAAGAGATCTTCGAGGTCATGGTCTAAGGATTCAAAAACAGCATGCCCGCCTGAACATAAGGAAATACAGCTTCACACACAGAGTGGTGGACCAGTGGAATTCACTTCCTAAGTCAGCTGTAGAGGCACCCTCAGTCAACTGCTTCAAGAATGAAATAGACAAGTTCTTCAAGCTAAGTACAACAAGTTTGTCTATTAAGTTTGTAAGTGGCTAA
- the LOC140140363 gene encoding protein-cysteine N-palmitoyltransferase HHAT-like, translating into MALDIQEYYQEPKPLSKEELKKILKEFLRYAFWWVFIDAALHFLYFPAFQQRRHLLMFLPSWAIGGIALNQLIFFQVKYVVLYGLPRAIGLFDRVDVPLPPICVLGTYMFQDFWRYFDRGLHRLLVQCIYIPLGGSRRGLLMQLLSSLVCFWFVYYWHGSDTHLLYWSWFNWVGVTLEQLIQLTIAKHGMETYCKRKLSGAMYVCVL; encoded by the exons ATGGCACTTGATATACAAGAG TACTATCAAGAGCCAAAACCATTATCCAAAGAAGAACTCAAGAAGATCCTGAAGGAATTCCTTCGCTACGCATTCTGGTGGGTGTTTATTGATGCAGCCTTACATTTCCTCTACTTCCCGGCTTTCCAACAGCGGAGGCACCTACTTATGTTCTTGCCTTCATGGGCAATAG GTGGAATAGCCCTCAATCAGCTGATCTTCTTTCAAGTCAAGTATGTAGTTTTGTATGGGCTACCAAGAGCTATAGGTCTGTTTGATAGAGTTGATGTACCACTACCACCTATATGTGTATTGGGAACTTACATGTTTCAAGATTTTTGGAG GTACTTTGACAGGGGTCTCCATAGATTGCTGGTACA ATGCATTTATATACCCCTAGGCGGCTCACGGCGTGGTCTGTTAATGCAACTTCTATCATCTTTGGTCTGTTTTTGGTTTGTGTACTATTGGCACGGCtctgatacacatttattatacTGGTCATGGTTTAATTGGGTTGGTGTGACATTAGAACAACTTATACAATTAACTATTGCCAAACATGGCATGGAAACGTACTGT AAACGCAAACTATCAGGTGCTATGTATGTATGCGTCTTGTAG
- the LOC140146162 gene encoding uncharacterized protein — translation MSRVTRRQAAAANQDIKQEPSSSPPEDEDTKDSVNKESYQRAEVKGHPVSEVRKNVADLKEPGLPRIEVAFYVICIVVIMFKANVLAVYRKSNDHVSDFGPYNLKPGWRILGGKLQDVSDFEWNYSKSTHLSLPFLVALFGHIILGRIIDAYAPKLKSQLSLAYSLACIVGFVGWKVFLVFLLHTAVTFLASRTERSSIVWVVMIFQIATLNFDPFMSYQRLLFEEEQDFHNVIFGVAMCQLRLLSFGIDYCQNGRQKTNKEDRTDKEDKTDKEDMADKEDKTDNGNEGIAYRWSFYHIIVYNFGSHYLLVDLC, via the exons ATGTCACGAGTAACCAGACGTCAGGCGGCGGCTGCCAATCAGGACATCAAACAGGAGCCATCCTCATCACCACCTGAAGATGAAGATACCAAAGACAGTGTAAACAAAGAATCTTACCAGAgagcagaggtcaaaggtcatcctgtGTCAGAGGTCAGGAAGAATGTGGCTGACTTAAAGGAaccaggtctgcctagaattgaAGTTGCTTTTTATGTGATCTGTATCGTGGTTATAATGTTTAAGGCAAATGTGCTTGCAGTGTACAGGAAGTCAAATG ATCATGTAAGTGACTTTGGTCCGTATAACCTTAAGCCTGGCTGGAGAATACTGGGAGGAAAGCTACAG GATGTATCTGATTTTGAATGGAACTATTCCAAGAGCACCCATTTATCACTTCCATTTTTAGTGGCATTGTTTGGTCATATCATTCTTGGACGTATCATTGATGCCTATGCGCCAAAG ctgaaatcccAGTTGAGTCTTGCATACAGTCTAGCTTGCATTGTAGGTTTCGTCGGTTGGAAGGTGTTCCTTGTATTTCTTCTTCACACCGCCGTCACGTTCCTCGCATCACGGACAGAACGGAGTTCTATCGTGTGGGTCGTTATGATATTTCAAATAGCAACACTTAATTTTGATCCATTTATGTCGTATCAG CGTCTACTGTTCGAGGAAGAACAAGACTTTCACAATGTCATATTCGGTGTTGCAATGTGTCAACTACGACTCCTCAGTTTTGGCATAGATTATTGTCAGAATGGCAGACAGAAGACAAACAAAGAGGACAGGACAGACAAAGAGGACAAGACAGACAAAGAGGACATGGCAGACAAAGAGGACAAGACAGACAATGGCAATGAAGGGATTGCTTACAGATGGTCTTTCTACCATATTATAGTGTATAATTTTGGCTCCCATTATTTGCTGGTGGACCTGTGCTAA